A section of the Acanthochromis polyacanthus isolate Apoly-LR-REF ecotype Palm Island chromosome 1, KAUST_Apoly_ChrSc, whole genome shotgun sequence genome encodes:
- the pals1a gene encoding protein PALS1, translating to MTTSHLNGHVAGEGGGGGDEELRGGQQHREMAVDCPGELGSRTLPVRRSAQLERIRQHQEDLRRRREEEGRQLDLNASLRLRKLSQNPHIGIDNPTFLQDTYIPQQPAAGSQHAHALLELEELLLSLKQVRGCLSDQQSQNDIELVLALLNKSDFQSALKIHNAVATSMHRPSPPYPHTQQALPLAMEVRNLMQSSQNKEGMELYSLLSDTHVQSLLLAHDSVAESEMQPEPLPAQGETLTQWGGETVKIVRIEKAQDIPLGATVRNEMDSVVISRIVRGGAAERSGLLFEGDEILEINGIEIRGKDVNQVFDILADMHGLLTFVLIPSTQSKPPPVKETVIHVKAHFDYDPSDDPYVPCRELGLSFQKGDILHIISQSDPNWWQAYRDGDEDNQPLAGLVPGKSFQQQREAMKQTIEEDKEPEKSGKLWCAKKNKRKRKKLLYNAHRNDDPDNEEVLTYEEMALYHQPANRKRPIALIGPTSCGQAELRQRLLNNQSERFAGAVPHTTRSRREGELSGRDYHFVSRQTFEAELAAGKLIESGEFEKNLYGTSTDSVRQVINTGKICVLCLHTQALKVLRSSDLKPYIIFIAPPSQERLRALLAKDNKNPKPEELRDVIEKAREMEQSCGHLFDAVIVNTDQDKAFNELLRLINKLDTEPQWVPCSWLR from the exons ATGACGACCTCCCATCTGAACGGCCACGTCGCTGGGGagggaggcggaggaggagatgaagagcTGAGGGGAGGACAGCAGCACCGGGAAATGGCCGTCGACTGTCCAGGAGAGCTGGGGAGTCGAACGCTGCCGGTCCGAAGATCCGCACAGCTGGAGAGAATACGACAGCACCAG GAGGACCTTCGGCGtcgcagagaggaggagggtcGGCAGCTGGATCTGAACGCCTCGCTCAGGCTCAGAAAGCTCTCCCAGAATCCCCACATCGGCATCGACAACCCCACATTCCTGCAAGACACATACATACCACAGCAGCCAGCAGCCGGCAGCCAACACGCACACGCACTGCTgg AGTTGGAGGAGTTGCTGCTGTCGCTGAAGCAGGTCCGGGGCTGCCTGTCGGACCAGCAGAGTCAGAATGACATAGAACTGGTTCTTGCACTGCTAAACAAG TCTGACTTCCAGTCAGCGCTGAAGATCCATAATGCCGTGGCCACCAGCATGCACCGACCCTCCCCTCCATACCCCCACACACAGCAGGCTCTTCCTCTGGCCATGGAG GTCAGGAATCTCATGCAGTCCAGTCAAAATAAAGAAGGGATGGAGCTCTACAGCCTGCTGTCAGACACACACGTCCAG TCGTTGCTCCTGGCCCATGACAGCGTAGCAGAGAGTGAAATGCAGCCTGAACCACTGCCTGCCCAAGGAGAAACCCTGACCCAGTGGGGAGGAGAGACGGTCAAGATAGTTCGTATCGAGAAGGCCCAAGACATTCCACTG GGAGCCACTGTTCGTAATGAGATGGACAGTGTGGTGATCAGTCGAATTGTTCGTGGTGGAGCAGCTGAGCGCAGCGGACTTTTATTTGAAGGAGATGAAATATTGGAGATTAACGGCATCGAAATCAGAGGAAAAGATGTCAACCAAGTATTCGACATTCTT GCCGACATGCATGGCCTCTTGACCTTCGTGTTGATTCCCAGCACTCAGAGCAAACCTCCTCCTGTTAAAGAGACTGTG ATCCATGTAAAGGCACACTTTGACTACGACCCCTCAGACGACCCCTATGTGCCATGCAGAGAGCTGGGCTTATCCTTCCAGAAAGGAGACATTCTTCACATTATCAGTCAGTCTGACCCCAACTGGTGGCAGGCGTACAGGGACGGGGATGAGGATAACCAGCCGCTTGCTGGACTGGTACCAG GGAAGagtttccagcagcagagagaagccATGAAGCAAACCATAGAAGAAGACAAGGAGCCGGAGAAGTCTG GGAAGCTCTGGTGTGCCAAAAAGaacaagagaaagagaaagaagctGCTTTATAATGCTCACAGGAACGATG ATCCTGACAATGAGGAAGTCCTCACCTATGAGGAGATGGCTCTGTACCACCAGCCGGCCAATAGGAAGCGGCCGATCGCCCTGATTGGTCCAACCAGTTGTGGACAGGCGGAGCTCAGACAGAGACTGCTCAACAACCAATCAGAGCGGTTTGCTGGAGCCGTCCCTC ACACCACACGGAGCCGGAGGGAGGGAGAGCTGAGTGGGAGAGATTACCACTTTGTTTCCCGTCAGACGTTCGAGGCAGAACTGGCAGCAG GGAAGCTGATCGAGTCTGGCGAGTTTGAGAAGAACCTGTATGGGACCAGTACAGACTCAGTGAGACAGGtcataaacactggaaaaatctGTGTGctctgtctgcacacacag GCTCTGAAGGTGCTGAGGAGTTCAGACTTGAAGCCTTACATCATCTTCATCGCTCCACCATCCCAGGAAAGACTTCGAGCCCTGCTGGCTAAAGACAACAAGAATCCTAAG CCTGAGGAGCTGCGGGACGTCATAGAGAAAGCCCGAGAGATGGAGCAGAGCTGTGGACACCTGTTTGATGCTGTCATCGTCAACACGGACCAGGACAAAGCCTTCAACGAGCTGCTGCGACTCATCAACAAGCTGGACACTGAGCCTCAGTGGGTTCCCTGCTCCTGGCTGCGCTGA